CCATGTCTTTTGGGCCCAGAAAAAAGATTCATATATGAAGGCAGGAAAATTTCCCCTTCAGGTATAATTATAAAGACATATATAGAAAGATGCTGCTAActcataataatattttagaacCTGAAACCATTTATTATGGGTGCATTAGCAGATCCAATCAAGATTTTACGAAACAGTACCTTCAATTTTTGGATGAATTCATTCTGTTATTTTAGTATAATATTCAGtttcttaacatttttatGGTTAAATGATGGCATAGTGGTAGGTGATAGAAATGCCCATAACATTGGAATCAACATCCCTCAAatcttttattttagtttgttttcttTGGTCTTTGGTTGGCCTTATTTTGTAGGTGAAGTATTGAATTTCACCAATTTTGTCAAGAGACACaaagtattaattattattcttactGTAGTTTCTGGTCTTATCATCCACTTAAACACTGTAGTCCACCCTTATTTATTAGCAGATAACagacatttaatattttatatttggtcTCGATTTTTCGGGAAGTATTGGTGGTTTAGGTATGCGCTAAttccattttatattttcggcCTTTacgtaataattaaaactctcTGGGACAAAACTGACTTGAGTTTCTTCATTCCTTTCACTCTGGGCGTGACGATTTTGCTTGCTAGTCAATCGCTGTTGGAGTTACGATATTTCTTGACCCCGTATGTAATATTAAgacttaaaatgaaaaacaaggATTCAGGAGTGTTCAACGttattttagaatttgttACATATAGTGTCATGAACATGATAacattcaatatatttttcaccAAAACATTGCATTGGGATAAGATGGATTATCCTCAGAAAATCATATGGTAATTAGTCATCTTCAAACCATCTGTAGGTTATTTAACACATATTCTTATATTGAGAAACAGCGGCTGTGTGGTTGTATTTGCATGTTCCTTCCTAAAGAAGTCTGATTAGGGAAGATGTTACTATAAGATAGGAGCCATATATTTTTCCACCCAATTTTGGTTTAAAGGGAAACGTAAAAGTGATGATGAggtatttacttttaaaattttgtttattgcgtttttttgttcttgtttGGAAAAACTTTTAGTGATTTACTTTGTTACAAGAAAATAAGCATTGGCCGAACGTTAAAAGTAAGTTCTGCTTCAATCTTGTAAGGTGTGGTTCCATCAAAGTTCTTTTAAATTGACgcatttaatatatttgattATATATTCCAATTGTACTTGatgatatacatacatatgcatTTCTTTCGTGAAGTATACGTTACTGTGTTTAGATCTAATCTGATGTACTTCGTTTATTggttatttcaatatattgctatgttgtttttaatattttatctgttttttttcctatttttgtCCCTTATAGGATTCCAATAAGATTTTGTTGCTTCAAccacaatgaaaaaaatcgcttctcgcaacatttttttatttaaaaataaattatctatATTTTCTAACATGAAATGCATAATACTACTTATATGTCTACCTATCAGAGTTACAATTCATCAATATCACATGAAACtaaagaagaaatttcaatCTGTTTATACATCATGATCAGAAACCAGATATAAAAACTGAAAGGCTATAGCTAACAATGTAATACCTAATAGGTCACCTACAGAAGTCAGATACGGAATAGCCGAATTATCCGggtcaattttctttttccacATCCAGTGGATCAAAATGTAGGCCACATATAGTAAAGTGGCAACTTGCATTACTGCCGCTAATAAATAGACTACAATGAAGATTGAGTTGAGAGATGTTTCACCATCTTTGATGTAATCGAtggtataaataaaaattatatgccCGGGAATAACCATGGTCATTAGTACCCGTGTGGTTCTCGCATGGGGACCTTTTCCGCAAAAGGCTGCCATTGGAgagatgaatatttttttggtttcgtCTTCCTCATTTGAGTTTCCCGGGGGTACCACACCTAGCTCGGCTTCCTTGTGGAGAGCAGTCGCTATTCTGCTTGATTGCACTGCCACTAGATTTCCACCAACTCCGTTTATTACCGGTTGATAAACAGCGATTCCTTCAAATCTATAGACCAAAGAAATAGATTCCTTCGATTATGTCATAGTTTACAGGTTGTGAGTATAGTAGTTATAACGATTTTGATTACAAGACAATTTATGAGTTGAGCTTACCTGGAAACCATGAAATCTAATATGAGTCCCCCCATAGAGCTAATAAGCATTGCTCCTACAACTGGAGTCCATCCATGAAGAAGAACTTCTCTTgtttgaggatttttttttgcaatccAAACCCACAAAGGTATTGCCAGTATGTAACCAGCGATTATCAGAGGCGCTAGCCAGTCTTGTTGCCCTGATGGACAAATCAAAGCCATTGAATGTACTATTACAAATTCAACTACTAACCAATTGATTCATATAATAACGTTGACACCCAGGAAAGTAAACTAAGAGAGGTGATATCTCCCAAACTAGCAGCAATAGGAGTGGCCACATTATCAGGATTAATATTGCAATGCCTGGAGAGAATTATAACTCCTGCCGTAATTAGGCCAAGTACAAGGCTGGCTATAGATACAGTAATTAAGCTACTGGCGCATAGAATGTACGCGTGGTCTAGCTCCACTTCGCTGCTTTTAATCCCTCCCATGACAATGGCTACTACTGCACCAAGAAAACCCACTACAATTGCTTGACTCTGAAACATTGAGGTGATACGCATGGTATTACTTTATTATGTGGGTGCCTTACCTGAATAAGTGTTAAATTTCCCATAATAATGCTAATTTTTTGTTGGGTAGTGTCCATATGTCCTAAGTTAGCTTGCGTGGATAATCGGGAAGCTAGCGTCATTTCAAGGTTTCCTTTTAATCCAAGAAGAGCAGGAATTAGAATTACTAATTCggatatttcttcaaatactTCCCAATGCTGTAATGCACTTGGTAAAGATTATTGGGCAAAGGTATGCTTACTGTTGTGGACCAACCTGTATACGATCCAAGACAAGTCCTGCGCATACCATCCCAAATCCAGCGATTAAAAATGGGATGAAAACTTGAATAGCGATAGAAAAGAAAGTTTCTTCAGATTGAACATCCTGGCATGCATTGGCCTCTGCAACAATATCTGGAAGTTTTCCATTGTCATTTTCGTTGTTGTCTGTTTCCGTCACAGTTGCAATAATTGATGTCATTTCTATTGTCGAGACGATAAACCCGTCACCCTTAGGCTCGGAGGGTTTAGAACTGTCCATTGATGTTTGTATATGGTTGCTGTTATCCATGTTGCCTCCATCTCTATTTTTTCTGAAAGAAAACTTACAGTATTTGACGTAGTGAtatattgaaggaaattttaacTATTTGGTTTATACCTgtggatatttttaatactttaattaaattccatcGCTGTGGTGAGAATTATGAAAGTTTAGTTAAAATAAACGACAGTTTTTCACCTTGTGAAGCATTAGTATGAATACTAAGTCGCAGGTTGAATCGGTTCGGTACTTCATGCTTTATCGAGTTTACAGACAACACTTTGTTTTCCATAACAATTTTgcaagtaataaaaataataagaaaatatactTATTGCTCCGACGTCAGcaacatttttcactttgatATTGAGGATAGAGCAGTCGATTATTAATGTTAGTGAGCTCACCACTTTCAAACTATCAGCCTACTAAAACAGTTCAATATTATCTCCTActtgaaattgattttgatcGAAATGAGCTTTTTActacccaaatttgttaaaccagaaAGTGTTAGACAAAATACATTAGAGAAATTGTTTCAATATTGGGCGCATTGAAGCGTTCAAGTGATTTTAATGAGTTCACATTTTTAGACATGATAAGATACTTTTTACACGTGTCTTAATATAATTAGTTATTGTACAATTGAAATTGGGTGACTGTTTTCTGACACcagaattatatttttgtgttatggtggaaatatgtaaaaaccaaattttcgaaatatctaATTTGCTCTCACCTGAACTACCCTTACTCAGTAATTTCtccaaattttcataaaatttttacagttAAAAGCTATTAGCAGAATAGGGCAAAGCGCTTCTGGAATTAAATCTCCATAAAGCATTAACTGCTAGCTTCAAATGTCTTTTTACATGGACTTGTCTGGATATATTGATCCATTGAAATTCATTTGTACTCTTTCTGTACAATTATTTAccaataaacattttgttcaatccatattaataaaatgtaggTCTGTCATGTTCGGTAACGCTAATACCCACTCTATTGTTCCTTGTGTGCCCCCAGTAAAAATTGATAGTTCCATCTGTATAAGtgcaaataaatatgtacttcATCTTAATTTAAAGctaaaattatgtta
This region of Euwallacea fornicatus isolate EFF26 chromosome 3, ASM4011564v1, whole genome shotgun sequence genomic DNA includes:
- the LOC136350397 gene encoding solute carrier family 41 member 1-like isoform X1; this translates as MDMGKNRDGGNMDNSNHIQTSMDSSKPSEPKGDGFIVSTIEMTSIIATVTETDNNENDNGKLPDIVAEANACQDVQSEETFFSIAIQVFIPFLIAGFGMVCAGLVLDRIQHWEVFEEISELVILIPALLGLKGNLEMTLASRLSTQANLGHMDTTQQKISIIMGNLTLIQSQAIVVGFLGAVVAIVMGGIKSSEVELDHAYILCASSLITVSIASLVLGLITAGVIILSRHCNINPDNVATPIAASLGDITSLSLLSWVSTLLYESIGQQDWLAPLIIAGYILAIPLWVWIAKKNPQTREVLLHGWTPVVGAMLISSMGGLILDFMVSRFEGIAVYQPVINGVGGNLVAVQSSRIATALHKEAELGVVPPGNSNEEDETKKIFISPMAAFCGKGPHARTTRVLMTMVIPGHIIFIYTIDYIKDGETSLNSIFIVVYLLAAVMQVATLLYVAYILIHWMWKKKIDPDNSAIPYLTSVGDLLGITLLAIAFQFLYLVSDHDV
- the Alg10 gene encoding dol-P-Glc:Glc(2)Man(9)GlcNAc(2)-PP-Dol alpha-1,2-glucosyltransferase, yielding MGFPKIYLFITFSLYAIFSKFLFYKIYITSNLIVDEEFHLPLGQQYCYLNFNIWDPKVTTLPGLYLISAVFLGPLRLCSIYWLRSISLLFSCVNFILFYILFSKTVQNEWQTVFSALMMTLLPPLYFLSHIYYTDIVSLTTLLLFIIANERGYHYTASIAGFLSVVCRQTNVLFVAIYGAKYVLTELHVFWAQKKDSYMKAGKFPLQNLKPFIMGALADPIKILRNSTFNFWMNSFCYFSIIFSFLTFLWLNDGIVVGDRNAHNIGINIPQIFYFSLFSLVFGWPYFVGEVLNFTNFVKRHKVLIIILTVVSGLIIHLNTVVHPYLLADNRHLIFYIWSRFFGKYWWFRYALIPFYIFGLYVIIKTLWDKTDLSFFIPFTLGVTILLASQSLLELRYFLTPYVILRLKMKNKDSGVFNVILEFVTYSVMNMITFNIFFTKTLHWDKMDYPQKIIW
- the LOC136350397 gene encoding solute carrier family 41 member 1-like isoform X2, translated to MDNSNHIQTSMDSSKPSEPKGDGFIVSTIEMTSIIATVTETDNNENDNGKLPDIVAEANACQDVQSEETFFSIAIQVFIPFLIAGFGMVCAGLVLDRIQHWEVFEEISELVILIPALLGLKGNLEMTLASRLSTQANLGHMDTTQQKISIIMGNLTLIQSQAIVVGFLGAVVAIVMGGIKSSEVELDHAYILCASSLITVSIASLVLGLITAGVIILSRHCNINPDNVATPIAASLGDITSLSLLSWVSTLLYESIGQQDWLAPLIIAGYILAIPLWVWIAKKNPQTREVLLHGWTPVVGAMLISSMGGLILDFMVSRFEGIAVYQPVINGVGGNLVAVQSSRIATALHKEAELGVVPPGNSNEEDETKKIFISPMAAFCGKGPHARTTRVLMTMVIPGHIIFIYTIDYIKDGETSLNSIFIVVYLLAAVMQVATLLYVAYILIHWMWKKKIDPDNSAIPYLTSVGDLLGITLLAIAFQFLYLVSDHDV